One stretch of Arachis hypogaea cultivar Tifrunner chromosome 20, arahy.Tifrunner.gnm2.J5K5, whole genome shotgun sequence DNA includes these proteins:
- the LOC112784019 gene encoding zinc finger protein CONSTANS-LIKE 1-like, whose product MLREGTNINIGGSCSSTNNWSRACDTCRSAPSVVYCRADSAYLCSACDDRVHAANRVASRHERVWVCEACERAPAAFLCRADAASLCSSCDSDIHSANPLAGRHHRVPILPISGCSSLIREEEQKEGEPERENDHVFEIEGTINNQNYNHGCEMEDEECEGDDEAEAASWLLPHPVRMGGNDESDGFLFCGGDGDGDGDEYLEFVDCDDDNNNNNRFSCLDHDQDQDMLHNYGGDHNQGNNHDSVVPVQMQQCFEFDSSKVGAGFSYNGSLSQSVSLSSMEVGVVPESTLSDVSISHSKAQIGTSEQFPPMPMPSPLLTPMDRVARVLRYKEKKKTRKFEKKIRYESRKAYAETRPRIKGRFAKRTDVEAEVDQMLSSTLMSEAGYGIVPSF is encoded by the exons ATGCTGAGGGAAGGAACAAACATCAATATTGGCGGGAGTTGCAGCTCCACCAACAACTGGTCACGTGCCTGCGACACGTGCCGCTCTGCACCCTCCGTGGTGTACTGCCGCGCGGACTCTGCCTATCTCTGCTCCGCATGTGACGACAGAGTCCACGCGGCAAATAGGGTGGCGTCGAGGCACGAGCGCGTGTGGGTCTGCGAGGCTTGCGAGCGTGCCCCGGCAGCCTTCCTCTGCAGAGCCGACGCCGCCTCCCTCTGCTCCTCCTGCGACTCCGACATCCACTCCGCCAACCCCCTTGCCGGCCGCCACCACCGCGTCCCCATTCTCCCCATCTCAGGCTGCTCCTCGCTCATccgagaagaagaacaaaaagaagGAGAACCAGAAAGAGAAAATGATCACGTGTTTGAAATTGAAGGTACAATTAATAATCAGAATTATAACCATGGATGTGAAATGGAGGATGAGGAGTGTGAGGGTGATGATGAGGCTGAAGCTGCTTCGTGGTTGTTGCCTCATCCTGTGAGGATGGGTGGTAACGATGAGAGTGATGGGTTCTTGTTTTGTGGTGGCGACGGTGACGGCGATGGTGATGAGTACTTGGAGTTTGTGGAttgtgatgatgataataataataataaccggTTTAGTTGTCTTGATCATGATCAAGATCAAGATATGCTGCATAACTATGGCGGCGATCATAATCAGGGAAACAACCATGACAGCGTGGTTCCGGTTCAGATGCAACAGTGTTTCGAGTTTGACTCCTCTAAAGTTGGTGCTGGATTCAGTTACAATGGTTCTCTTAGTCAAAGT GTTTCATTGTCATCCATGGAAGTTGGAGTTGTACCAGAATCAACATTGAGTGATGTGTCAATCTCACATTCAAAGGCACAAATAGGAACAAGTGAGCAATTTCCTCCAATGCCTATGCCTTCACCACTTCTAACTCCAATGGACAGAGTAGCCAGAGTTCTAAGAtacaaagagaaaaagaaaacaagaaagtttgaGAAGAAAATAAGATATGAATCAAGAAAGGCCTATGCAGAAACCAGGCCACGTATTAAGGGTCGTTTTGCAAAGAGAACAGATGTAGAAGCTGAAGTTGATCAAATGTTATCATCAACCCTAATGTCAGAAGCTGGATATGGCATTGTTCCTTCCTTCTGA
- the LOC140183274 gene encoding uncharacterized protein — translation MWELSLEQAMPLWFGLMLQLRKIRTFGQRLSTQEKPGCSQIHSSYLSRIDRALVSLEWLKAFPKTRLRGGPRGLSDQCPIIVEVKRIRDGSRPFLSLDSWFTHEGFLRMVKEEWRGLGDIQFTKKLKALTGPLGRWHRDNFGDMDKRITKFEEEIKKIDDMVGNGTYDGTMEVRRRALVTCCEKWLPTDANITRVALAPKFTGAKEIKDSRPISIVECVYKVILKMLVRRMRSVMPGLVGETQSAFVKGRKIHDGVLIA, via the exons ATGTGGGAGCTATCACTCGAACAGGCCATGCCGTTATGGTTCGGACTTATGTTACAATTGCGAAAAATCAGGACATTTGGTCAGAGATTGTCCACACAGGAGAAACCGGGATGTAGCCAGATCCACTCCTCATATCTGAG CCGTATTGACAGAGCCCTGGTTAGCCTGGAATGGCTTAAGGCATTTCCAAAAACTCGCTTAAGAGGTGGTCCACGAGGTTTGTCAGATCAATGCCCTATTATAGTGGAAGTTAAGAGGATAAGAGATGGATCGAGACCGTTCCTTAGCCTTGATTCGTGGTTTACACATGAAGGGTTTCTAAGGATGGTTAAGGAGGAATGGAGAGGGTTGGGAGATATACAATTTACCAAAAAATTGAAGGCATTGACGGGTCCCTTGGGAAGATGGCATAGAGACAACTTTGGTGACATGGACAAGAGAATCacgaagtttgaagaagagatcAAGAAAATTGATGACATGGTTGGTAATGGGACGTATGATGGAACAATGGAAGTAAGAAGGAGGGCCTTAGTTACTTGCTGCGAGAAGTG GTTGCCAACAGATGCTAATATAACTCGGGTAGCACTGGCCCCTAAGTTTACTGGTGCTAAGGAAATCAAAGATTCGCGCCCGATTAGCATAGTGGAGTGTGTGTATAAGGTTATCTTGAAGATGCTAGTTAGGAGGATGAGATCAGTTATGCCAGGATTAGTAGGTGAGACGCAGAGTGCATTTGTCAAGGGTCGGAAGATTCATGATGGGGTGCTTATCGCATGA
- the LOC112784658 gene encoding protein NSP-INTERACTING KINASE 1 — protein sequence MSFSSWASPDTRLFINGILILPSTLQFFFFLILKQLTLLLRSMGFSRTAESALLLVAFFCLLRSAHALLSPKGINFEVQALMAIKASLVDPHGILDNWDGDAVDPCSWNMVTCSPQSFVISLGIPSQNLSGTLSPSIGNLTNLQSVVLQNNNITGPIPSELGKLSMLQTLDLSNNFFNGEIPQSLGHLRTLQYLRLNNNSFSGECPVSVANMAQLSFLDLSYNNLSGSVPRILAKSFSIVGNPLVCTTGKETNCHGMTLMPMSMDLNTTQSASPSGTHKTHKIAIAFGLSLGCLSFIALVFGLVIWWRRKHNKQAFFDVKDRHHEEVYLGNLKRFQLRELQIATNNFSNKNILGKGGFGNVYKGRLQDGSVVAVKRLKDGNAIGGEIQFQTEVEMISLAVHRNLLKLYGFCVTPTERLLVYPYMCNGSVASRLKGKPTLEWGTRKQIALGAGRGLLYLHEQCDPKIIHRDVKAANILLDEYCEAVVGDFGLAKLLDHKDTHVTTAVRGTVGHIAPEYLSTGQSSDKTDVFGFGILLLELITGLRALEFGKAANQKGAMLDWVSKIHKEKKLELLVDKDLKNNYDRIELEEIVKVALLCTQYLPAHRPKMSEVVRMLEGDGLAEKWEASLSAHDTTKPNKAHEFSYSDRYSDLTDDSSLLAQAMELSGPR from the exons ATGTCTTTTTCCTCTTGGGCCTCACCTGACACAAGATTGTTCATCAATGGGATTCTCATTCTCCCTTCAActcttcaattcttcttctttctcatttTGAAACAACTCACTTTACTTTTGAGATCAATGGGGTTCTCAAGAACTGCAGAATCTGCACTTCTTCTTGTGGCATTCTTCTGTCTTCTGAGATCTGCACATGCTTTACTTTCTCCCAAAGGAATCAACTTTGAAG TGCAAGCTTTAATGGCCATAAAAGCTTCTCTAGTGGACCCTCATGGCATTTTGGACAATTGGGATGGAGATGCAGTTGATCCATGTAGCTGGAACATGGTCACATGTTCTCCTCAGAGCTTTGTCATTAGCTT AGGAATTCCAAGTCAGAATTTATCTGGTACTCTATCACCAAGCATTGGAAACCTAACAAACCTTCAGAGTgt TGTGCTGCAAAATAATAACATAACTGGACCAATCCCTTCAGAGCTAGGCAAACTTTCCATGCTTCAAACACTTGATCTCTCTAATAACTTCTTTAATGGGGAAATTCCTCAATCTCTTGGTCATCTCAGAACACTTCAGTACTT GAGGCTTAATAATAACAGTTTTTCTGGGGAATGTCCTGTGTCAGTGGCTAACATGGCTCAGCTTTCTTTTCT TGACTTGTCCTACAATAATCTAAGTGGATCTGTACCAAGAATTTTGGCCAAATCATTCAG CATTGTTGGAAACCCCCTTGTATGCACAACAGGAAAAGAAACAAACTGCCATGGAATGACACTGATGCCTATGTCCATGGACTTAAACACTACTCAGA GCGCTTCACCATCAGGCACACATAAAACTCACAAAATCGCCATCGCTTTCGGCTTAAGTCTTGGATGCCTCTCCTTTATAGCTCTTGTCTTTGGACTTGTTATATGGTGGAGGCGCAAGCACAACAAGCAGGCATTCTTTGATGTCAAAG ACCGGCACCATGAAGAAGTGTACCTTGGAAACCTGAAGAGGTTCCAATTAAGAGAACTTCAGATTGCTACAAACAACTTCAGCAACAAGAACATACTGGGAAAGGGTGGTTTTGGAAATGTGTACAAAGGAAGACTTCAAGATGGGAGTGTTGTAGCTGTGAAGAGGCTGAAAGATGGGAATGCAATTGGAGGGGAGATTCAGTTTCAGACAGAAGTTGAAATGATCAGCTTGGCAGTGCACAGAAACCTCCTTAAACTTTATGGATTTTGTGTTACACCAACAGAAAGGCTTTTGGTTTATCCCTACATGTGCAATGGGAGTGTTGCTTCACGTCTGAAAGGAAAGCCAACATTGGAGTGGGGAACAAGGAAGCAAATAGCATTAGGGGCAGGAAGAGGATTGCTGTACCTTCATGAGCAGTGTGATCCAAAAATAATCCACAGGGATGTGAAAGCTGCAAACATATTACTTGATGAGTATTGTGAAGCAGTTGTTGGTGATTTTGGGTTGGCAAAGCTTTTGGATCACAAAGACACACATGTCACAACTGCTGTCAGGGGTACTGTGGGACACATTGCACCGGAATATCTCTCCACAGGTCAGTCCTCTGACAAAACTGATGTCTTTGGATTTGGCATTCTCCTTCTTGAATTGATCACTGGCTTGAGGGCTTTGGAGTTTGGCAAGGCTGCTAACCAAAAAGGTGCTATGCTTGATTGG GTAAGCAAAATTCACAAGGAGAAGAAGCTTGAATTACTTGTAGACAAGGATCTAAAGAACAACTATGACAGGATTGAGCTTGAGGAAATTGTAAAGGTAGCTCTATTGTGCACACAATATCTTCCGGCCCACAGGCCCAAGATGTCTGAAGTTGTGCGCATGCTTGAAGGTGATGGGCTTGCAGAGAAATGGGAAGCCTCACTAAGTGCCCATGACACAACAAAGCCCAACAAAGCCCATGAGTTCTCTTATTCAGATCGTTACTCTGATCTCACTGATGACTCTTCTTTGTTGGCCCAAGCTATGGAACTCTCCGGCCCAAGATGA